CCAAAAGTCAAAGTTTCCTACGTTTGATCAAATCTGTAGTAAAATACATCTAACACCTACAATACTAAAGGCCTGTTCGGACCCACTCCCACTCTATAATCTACGGAGTGGCCAGAAGGTCGCTCCGTCCGCTCAGCTCCGTGGCGAGGGCGTGGAGGCTTTCCGAACAGCCCCTAaataaatcaaatatgaaaatatactttatcatgaatctaatgatACTGATTTTCAATAGTAGATATTTATGTAttattctataaacttggtcaaaaataggtaagtttgaatttttaaaaaattagTACACCTTACAAGTTCAAACTGAGGGGGGATTGAACATTTCTGTAAAGACATGACCTTTTCTTGAACTATCAAATGATGCATCATCCTAACCATTAGATCATTATCAATGTACGGTCCATAATCATTTGGGCACATCATAAAAATACTTTGTGACTGTGCGAGAATCTGTCGCTTACCCCGTCAGTGGCCAGGATGACGAACTGGTCCCGGGCGGTGATCCTCCTCTGCGTCACCTCCGGTGCCGAGATGACGTCGTAGTCCTTGACACAGTAGTCGCCGAACGCGCGCGACATGGCCAGCCCCGGCGCCTCCCGGTGGGGCACCCACACCCGGTGCACGCTGGGCTCGTcgtcgaggcagtgcacgcggccCTCACACTGCATGATGCGCGCCTTCTCCTCTGTGATTCAGATTCGAACGTGGGTGAGCAATGGCCATGTCAGGAATGGACTGTCCGTCTTCTAGTCTTGTTACGACGACTTACAGGGTAAGTCGGGCTTGAAGTCGACGGTGAGTTGGACGGCCGTGATGTCCCCGCGTCCAACGTGGTCGCAAGGACGGCCCGCGAGTTGCCGACGTTCGCGACCACCATCAGGTCGCCCTGCTTCACGATGGACAGAGCCGTGCAGCCGCTGTTGACGGCGTCGAGGCGCCGGCTCCGGCGGAGCTCctcgtccatggcggcggcggcggccaggtaGGACTGCCTGAGGAGGTCGAACTGGCAGTCGCTGAGCCTCTTCTCGCCGTCGATGAGCGACGCCAGCGCGACAGCCTCTTGCCAGTGGCACAGAAGCGACTGCGGCAGCGACTCCCGGACGGCCTTGGCGACGTAGTGGCCCCACTGGCCGTGCCCGTTGAAGACGCCGCTGAAGATGGTGTCGTCCTGGCACCCGTATCCCTGGAAAGAGAAGAGAGCGACATGAGAAATTCAGAACAAACACGAATAACCCAATAACCAACTGTCTGTTCTTTATCAAACAAAAAAAAATGGGTAGTCACATGGAGTATTTATGAAATACAATGATTTTTGCAGTCTGAAAAACAATCAGCAAATCTGATCCTACTATGAAGATGTTGGAAATAACATTTTTACGTACGTAATTCAAGTTTTCTCCCATCACAATCAGTATGTTTTAGGCATTTAACTGTCCAAAGCAACTTTGGATTCAGATACCAAGAAACCCAACACCTTTTTGCTCCGGCAAATCAAGAAACGTGCCATCCCTTTTTTTGGCAGATACTACTCCTACGGACTGAAACCCCTAGAGGCAAAGGGCAAGCGCCATATCCAAGAAACTTGTGAGCAACATGATCCAGGATCGTCCCAAGAGGCAACACGTAATCTGGTGAATGAATGGCCTAACAAAACCGAACTAAACCATCTCACTCACAAAAATATCAGAGAAATGGTTAGGTGAACAACGGAGGGAGACGGGATCCAATCTCTATTCTATTTCGTGCACACGCAAGGCAAGCACTTGAAAACTGTTTCATTTCTTATGTGGCCAGAAATGAGAAGAAGAAGCCAGCGACCAGTCCCAAGTCCCAACGCTAACGTACCCTCGCCATTTTCTGTGGAACAGAGACCATGTCGCCGGCTCGTCTTGGCCACAATTAAAACCTCTTCTGCCTCTCGAGTAGCAGAAATTTGTGTTTGGAACGCGGGAATTAAATTGTGTGGCAAGAAGCTCCGTGCGGAGTACGTGGTGTTGCTGATCTTGACTACTACACGCCACCGGTAATATGTTGTGATAAACAGCGTAAAAAATCATTCGCATGCAACAGAGAGCAAGCAGGGAAGAAGCAGGGTAGCGGCAAACTCACCTCCCAGACGATGGAGGTGTCCTGGTTGGTGCCCTTCTCGCCGCGGCGGGAGCACGCGGCGGCGAACGTCTCAGAGCCCTCGCCCCAGAGCGTTGCTCCTCCTCCACCTTCCTCTCCTTTCCCAGAGACATGGGAACGGACCAGGCCCTGCAGCATCGACGAGATCTACCGCATTCTCGCTAGCCAAGATCAAGAGCCCCGCCCGATCGGCTGATTCTACAGagaagcttcttcttcttcctcctcctcctccttgctctccctccccttcttcctcccctcttccaTGGCTGGCACAAGGGACGCGATGAGAGGAACGGGAGGCAACGACtcatccagatccagatcggacaGGGGTGAGTGTAGGGGAGGGGGGCGAGGCAGGCGGAGGGAGGGGCAACAGCGGAGCAGGGCGGCGGGgtacggcggcgggcggcgaaccCTAGAGAGGACCGAGCGACATCGAGCGATAGGAGAGGccagacgagggagagggaggagttggATCGAGCGATGCGGAGGGGAAAAACCAACAGAGAGCACCGGACGAAAAAAATCAAcgaaaaaaaaccgaacgaaaatagtgggacgaaaaaaaacctaaaAGTGAGAGTACCAACTGCTTCATTAAAAATAGAGATGATCAAATCAGCCACTAACCAGGTTCCGCAGAGTGTCCTTCGTTCAAAGTCCCAAGAATTAAATCACTTCTATCCGACGGTGGTCACAGGAAGACCATGGTCGACAAGCATATCCAGAATTTTAAATAATCAGCTGAAGTTGACGGACAATGGTGCGGGTTATCTGTTTTTCGTCTGACTACATCAAGTATTATCCAGCATGAGTGTCCGTATTCATATgacaaaaaataccaggtgctatttatcctaTTTATTTTTTAAAAAGTGCATATTAATTCATCCGAACAAAACTACTTTGCCCTGCCATGTtttatatgcaggagaattattTATTACAAAGCGGCATTATACCACGGAGATGGAGGCATGCCAACATCAATCGACACAGGTGGTCGTCCTTACTTAACAGActcctgcaccggcttacaacactgcgaccgactcatctgtctgtgccgcctctgatgatGCGGTCGTTTTACTGTCCGCCCTGCGGTCCGGCCTATTCAACGTGCCGGGTTGACTAACGGACGCCGCTGAGGATCATAAATACATCAGGTGAGATCCATCCAGTACATttttattgctttctttaaaagagcaattactctggcttgcaaattCTCCAGTGCAGGATAGGTTATATCACTgagatgttgaatgactcataccggtttatatcacggtcaaaaatggagagtctcaagccaactcctcgagtagtcttaagacttggaggctacaatgacatgaatcgggaactccgggtcattggagggaatgataacccggttctggaagacaccgccatattgatggaaatttaaagaccgtcagaaaattgtgggttcaaaataaagattctggcttaaaatccggttcaagagacatctctctcctgcAAAGCTTTGAAAGCTCTCAAATACGGTTCAAACAtctggctcaaggtaaatttgtctcttacaaagctttgaagctctcaaatccggttcaaaatccggctcaaggtaattttttctcttacaaagctttgaagctctcaaatccagaTCAAAAttcggctcaaggtaaatttatctctcacaaagttttgaagcttttaaatccggtttaaagtttcGGTTTAAAAataattaatctctcgcaagttcaagTTCTCAAAAAGATTAAAGGGTGCCAAAAAgagcttgctgccatgatgcacggttcaaacatgggtatcccgccttacggcctatcttattatggtcacttgggggcttcctgctcatcgagcatactGTCAATACCCTCTTGATctgcgcaatgccaaaacttatatggtcacttgggggcttcctgttcaaacataggtcgtattcgaaccaaagagaacatagccgtcgtaacccttttgatcggcgcaaagccaaactcactagggggcttcttgatcgtatctgaatcatagcttaaccccttttgggtccgacttggatcgtattcaaatcagggttgttaaaaacctctcaaggtcatttgggggcttcctgttcaaacataggtcgtattcgaaccaaagagaacatagctgtcggtaccctcttgatcgacgcaacgccaaagccaccaggggctacatgatcgtattcgaatcctagcttaacccctttggaatggtttactgatcgtattcgaattagaaacCTCGattttatttggtttaagtttttgcaaacaaccttttgggttttgagactttttgctcatatctgaagcatataagtGTGGTTTTGTTTAAATccggcttggctttggacgataagtcgccagcatgtgacaatcatcatatatttggaagtattggcttctaaggattgggttatcacccttactgcacaggtcatgtaaaccgacagtacaaattcaatatcacaatggttatatgtgggatattatgacccgccctgcggtaaaacCGCCAAGGGGTCTTGTAatttacttgtgtgcaggataaagattacatttgggtggttacccgccctggcttttgacgttaagtcgccagggcatatgttgtttaaactctgtgcagaatttacagagctatgacttacataaatgattaagttccagcccatcatcaaagattgaaattggtgtctcaaaagggttatcaattcttgattttctcaaaggctataagccgccgggttataaaaattccggtttacaatggaggcgtattaaatcgccagcGGTCAAGagtcgccgggtatttaaactccggatttacttgttaacagataaggtatttgaatctttaaatagccaaacctggctggattttcatcatgatattgaatgattgaggttttcaaaccgggttatattattcaaatctttaaatagccaacatggctggatttttattatggttatcaataaccaatattacgattgaggttttcaaagtcacttcagcgcaatggatattattttatcaatggaaggaatagtcccgagtcgctgcaggcttacgacccggcacttgggggctacattattcaagttgagattacatcaaatatacaagtctcatgtcgctgcaagcatgcaccatgacacttgggggctaatgcaaagtcatttttactggccttattgaagacccgactcatcacattgtaatgagtcggcccttgtgtaagtgcatctagtgccacccctagttggttttggagtattgacgacagacctagttgagggactaatgtgtttgtaagaattgcaggataacacaggtagaagtccctcattgattcggttttactaccagagaggacccctaaaaatgtatgaagacattgaagtcaaaggtggtatatgaagatattcacattgaagactatgacaaaagaagacacgttatgaagcctatggagctcgaagacttagatctttcgcagttctttttcttttgtgttgagtcataggaaccaccgtactgttaagtggggtccaggagaactagtcagaatgactgaagtgatgcctaaaccaaaaacctatgtcttcaagtgaagacaatgcgagcgaatcttgtccagagccggacaagtcagctttgcttgtagcccaagtaaagttgccatgagagtttgaaatctgaccattgagacacgtgtcagttccttagtgacccagggtcatttcggacaaatcaggtcgggttgccaagtggctataaatagcccaccccctacaaccataaacagttggctgctcagattgagagtacggcttttgtcatttgagagcaacccacctcgaagcctttgagagaaaatcccTAGCGAggaaaaagccctaaccacccagagccagagaacattgggcatcacttaagtcttcttgtctgtgtgaactgaagacttattacacttgaggattgtgaatcccccagacggttaggcgtcgcgttcagagcatccaagagacattgtggattgccagtgaacaaagtctgtgaaggtttgggagtctaccttgaagacttaccagagtgattgggcgaggactatgtgaccttagctcaaggagaatacggtgaggacttggtgtcctgagctgtgtgttcaggactgggtgtccgggactgtgtgtcctaaggtttaaatacctagccgctccaaccagacgtacagttgtcacaacaactggaactggtccaacacatcattgtcttcaatgagtcactggtttcatcttcacttccttttacttactgatcactcattgtgaagtcattgcgtgcctgttctatcttttgtcttcacaacgcgagtgtatgatctgtttggcttcatattatcttcctacctgatcctaattacactacagctatttgtcactgtgctttcactctgttgatacttgaccatggcttgcctagtgtagtctaacttccgctgcatagtaataggcatatctctactgtttgtcttcataatttccacgttttgaagactttcataaaaatcgcctattcaccccccctctagtcgatataacgcactttcaattggtatcagagcaaggtgctcccttgttctatgtgattcggtttaaccacctggagttttagctatgtcgattgcagggataatcaaagtctccgctgcgtgccccgtctttgatggaactgaatatccctactggaagaataagatgcgcatgcatcttgaagccattgacgtcgacctatggtatgtcgttgagaatggcgttcccaaggttggagaaggtgtcactgctgctgatgccaagaagttcactcaactggactctactgccaaaaatatcatctgtggtcatctgacaaaaggacagtatggccgtgtgagtgccttgaagacatccaagctggtctgggactggctctccaaggtcaatgaaggcatctcaacctagagagatcagagaatcagtgttcttcgcaacctcttcaaccgcttcaagcaaaatgacaatgagaatgtccagcacacatttgactggctcactaacatcacaaatgagcttcaagccctcggcgccactgagatcaccaaacatgaaatcatcaagacgctgctgagatcacttgatagttcgtttgacatcctagccctgatgattcaagaatgtcctgatttcaagacactcgatccgtctgacatacttgagaggctcaacacacatgagtttcagctttctgagaaaagagatatctacggtccaaactatgggcgaactcgtgccttgaaggcaaaagctgtttcctcatctgaagaagaatctgacagcagttctgatgatcctgaagacattggaagggaacttgcaatgctagtgaagaagttccaaaaattcaccaagaagaaaggcttcagaaaatcttcacgatcaagctcaaggaatgatgaagcttctgctcatgactacaagaagaaaacatgtcacaagtgcaagaaaactggacacttcatctctgagtgtccacagtgggacaatgagaacagaaggaagaagaagagcaaggaatatgattctgacgacaagaagaagaagaaatactcaaagtcttcttccaagtcttcctcaaagtcttcatcacacaagaagagctcatctggcaaggcacgtgcgtttgttggcaaggaaatggattcagaggaggagtccgcttctgaggaggcagaggtggagtctgaggaggagtctgattctggcattgcgagtctggctacagcatacgtcgccaagtccatcttcaacactgaagacaatgacttcatcaccgacaccgatgcaaatgacaagaacgactccactcctacctactgcttcatggcacgtggtgccaaggtaaacacacgcactactcgctatcaaacatctagtgacgatgactctgactgtgattcaaaatccagctacaaaacacttgctaaaattgcaactgaacaatagaaagctatggaacatattcaaaaactgttagacagaagcgatgatctgttgggtgctgaaatgactcgatctgaatccttaattgaagacataaaaaatcttcacgttaagtatcaggaacttgaagatcttcttgatactctctcaacaactcatgaaaagctttcctatgattatcttcaaaggaagcaagaacttgagaaattgagagcggctcatgaagatcttcaaaaggaaaacgagtaaCTTCacaccgaacagatcagttccgctcgaaccaccatgtcttaaatgcattgagcgtgataatgctacttctgttgctgaatgttccactgctactgctgttgcaatatcttcaactgttgatgtggtaactaacccctctgctgaggataccactgctattgctgatgagaatgctagttgaagacattgcttgaaacagggatgtacaaaagtcttaaaggacatcagacattatgtgatgtcctcaagaagcagattctgaaccaaaaccctaggaaagagggtgttgggttcgtaaggaaaataaatgcagatggctcttactggaaacctgagcagtactccaaaaccacatgggttgctgcaaaggaactttcagcagatccatccaatctatctggcttcacttgtgctaaccccattatcattgatgaatcctttgatgcaaactataaactgtttaagaatcataatggtgaagtgtttgccaggtacattggtactaactgcaggaatggaccgcctatgaagaagatctgggttccgaaaacgtgtctggaaaatcttcctgtgaatgtcttcatgacacctcacttgaagaagacaaacctcagaccaaaggcttcatacggtccaaaggcttcatacaaacagaggactcacctgagtcacactaacgcaaatgttttgcagggaaaccatactcaggcatatgaatatgagagcggttcatcgaaccgtcatgttcatatgaccaaaaattattctgcttattcttatgagtattattgtccacctgcaagactgtttgctaaggcttcaaagccaaaattctcagatgctgcacttagacttattgcttctaagccacccttgaagatgtgggtggttaagaaagcttaactctcttttgcagggaaaggtctccagcaaaaaaacaaaatcttctgacgctattgccgGGGACCTTAAAAaccttgtagggcgcaagataaaatgcccaaatggcatcattatgtacttcgttcgtgaatcgcatgctactctccctattagtcctaatctggatctaagttttcataacccactggttcgtcaaatgtttttgcttcacaattctcttcatgaagcctatccccctaactgcactgtagtgtacgacaccagcgtcttcaaagtcttcagaatggattattgacagtgggtgtacaaatcacatgactggcaaaagaagtcttcttatggactcaaccttacgtccatccgacaagagccacatcacatttgctgacactggtaaaagtaaggtattgggtctaggtagagttgcaatctcaaaggatcaacacatggataaagtcatgcttgttgaatcccttggtttcaacttaatgtctgtctcaatgctttgcgatttgaacatgatcgtaatgtttggaaaatatcgttgccttgtactaatggaatctgacaagtctctagtgtttgaagggtatcgaaaagatgatctgtacgtggtagatttctcagcagggccacaacttgcagtatgacttcttgcaaaagcttcagaatgctggctttggcatcggaggcttgggcatgctggcatgaggaacctccacacccttgcgaagaagaagcatgtcataggcatcgagggcgtcaagttcaagaaagatcacttatgcagtgcctgtgaagcagggaagatgactagggcaaaacatccctcgaagacaatcatgaccactactcgacccttcgaactgcttcacatggatcttttcggtcccactcactactcaacttttactactactgcttgcctctatggcttcgtcattgttgatgattactctagatatacttgggtgcacataatcctttacaagactgaagtgcaggatgtcttcagacgcttcgccaatcgtgctatgaacaattttggcgccaagataaagcacatcagaagtgacaatggcactgaattcaagaacactggccttgatacatatcttgataccttgggcatcacacatgaattctcagctccatacacgccacagcagaatggcgtcgtcgaacgcaagaacagaacactcattgagatggccagaatgatgctagatgaatacaagactccaagaaaattctggactgaagccattgacactgcatgccatacaatcaatcgtgtttatcttcacaagcttctgaacaagacatcttatgagctccttactggcaaaaagccaaatgtcagttacttcagagtatttggcggaaggtgctggatcaaggacccacatcacacctcaaaatttgcaccaaaagcacatgaaggtcttatgcttggatatggaaaggattcgcactcctacagagtcttcaatctctttcattacaaagtggttgaaacagtggatgtgcggttcgatgagacaaatggttcacaaagagagcaactgccaaatgtgctagaagagattccagctagtgaatcaatcaagctaatgggaactggagagattataccctctgaagctcatcctgaagaagaacttatcatctcagcacctgatcaacatgaagacaatgctcagcttgaagacattcctcccaacaacaacacagatcagcaagagcaaagtcttcgccctgtacatcctcgtgttgccaatgaagtgcagattgacagaataattgacagcatcaatgcacctggtccactcactcgttcaaaggcaactcagctagcaaatttctgtgggca
The sequence above is drawn from the Triticum aestivum cultivar Chinese Spring chromosome 7A, IWGSC CS RefSeq v2.1, whole genome shotgun sequence genome and encodes:
- the LOC123151827 gene encoding probable protein phosphatase 2C 48, whose translation is MLQGLVRSHVSGKGEEGGGGATLWGEGSETFAAACSRRGEKGTNQDTSIVWEGYGCQDDTIFSGVFNGHGQWGHYVAKAVRESLPQSLLCHWQEAVALASLIDGEKRLSDCQFDLLRQSYLAAAAAMDEELRRSRRLDAVNSGCTALSIVKQGDLMVVANVGNSRAVLATTLDAGTSRPSNSPSTSSPTYPRRRRASCSVRAACTASTTSPACTGCGCPTGRRRGWPCRARSATTVSRTTTSSRHRR